From the Lolium rigidum isolate FL_2022 chromosome 2, APGP_CSIRO_Lrig_0.1, whole genome shotgun sequence genome, one window contains:
- the LOC124686267 gene encoding LOW QUALITY PROTEIN: dehydrogenase/reductase SDR family member FEY-like (The sequence of the model RefSeq protein was modified relative to this genomic sequence to represent the inferred CDS: inserted 1 base in 1 codon), with amino-acid sequence MAGDLRQRRAAGDASGEEERAKAGTSSGGGGGVEEAAERGSGGRKEALGWLEWSRGWLAAVGEFFFQRIAASHLANPLELPPLDGVSIIVTGATSGIGLEIARQLAQAGAHVVMAVRRPKTAHELIQKWQNEKSECSMPLNVEVMELDLIXLDSVVKFADAWNARMAPLHVLINNAGIFAIGEPQRFSKDGYEQHMHVNHLAPALLAMLLLPSLIRGSPSRIINVNSVMHTLGFVDAEDMNLTSGKHKYRSWLGYSNSKLAQVKFSSIFHKRIPAEAGVHIVCTSPGIVHTNVARDLPKILVAGYGLIPYFIFDAQEGSRSTLFAASDPQVPEYCETLKSEDWPVCACINYDCNPMNASEEAHNLDTSHLVWEKTLEMIGLPSDALEKLIAGESVQCRYGAEKSE; translated from the exons ATGGCCGGCGACCTGCGCCAGCGTCGCGCCGCGGGGGACGCCAGCGGGGAGGAGGAGCGCGCCAAGGCGGGCACgtcgtccggcggcggcggcggggtcgaggaggcggcggagcgcgGGAGCGGGGGCAGGAAGGAGGCGCTGGGGTGGCTGGAGTGGAGCCGCGGCTGGCTCGCCGCCGTGGGGGAGTTCTTCTTCCAGCGGATCGCCGCCAGCCACCTCGCCAACCCGCTCGAGCTGCCCCCGCTCGACGGCGTCTCCATCATCGTCACCGGCGCCACCAGCGGCATCGGCCTCGAGATCGCAAG GCAACTCGCACAAGCAGGAGCCCATGTTGTGATGGCAGTTAGGAGACCCAAGACAGCACATGAGCTGATCCAGAAATGGCAGAATGAAAAATCagaatgttccatgccacttaatGTCGAG GTAATGGAGCTGGATTTGA TCCTAGACTCAGTTGTAAAATTTGCTGATGCTTGGAATGCCCGTATGGCACCCCTACATGTATTGATCAACAATGCTGGCATTTTCGCTATAGGAG AGCCTCAGCGTTTTTCAAAGGATGGATATGAACAACATATGCACGTGAACCATCTTGCACCAGCTTTACTAGCAATGTTGCTTCTACCTTCCCTTATCAGGGGCTCCCCAAGCAGAATTATAAATGTCAATTCAGTC ATGCACACACTAGGTTTTGTAGATGCTGAAGATATGAACCTTACATCTGGAAAGCACAAGTACAGAAGTTGGTTGGGATACTCAAATAGCAAGTTAGCACAG GTAAAATTTAGCAGCATATTTCATAAGAGAATTCCTGCAGAGGCTGGTGTCCATATTGTTTGCACCTCTCCTGGGATTGTCCACACAAATGTt GCGCGGGACCTCCCTAAGATTCTTGTAGCTGGATATGGTCTCATTCCCTACTTCATATTTGATGCTCAAGAAG GATCAAGAAGTACATTGTTTGCAGCATCTGACCCCCAAGTTCCGGAATACTGCGAGACATTGAAGTCCGAAGACTGGCCTGTCTGTGCATGCATTAACTATGACTGCAATCCAATGAATGCCTCGGAAGAAGCACACAACCTCGATACATCACACCTTGTCTGGGAAAAGACACTCGAGATGATCGGCCTCCCATCCGATGCTCTGGAGAAGCTCATCGCGGGTGAATCGGTTCAGTGCCGCTACGGAGCAGAGAAGTCGGAATAG
- the LOC124691597 gene encoding transcription factor ILR3-like, producing MIEGCGGGDPVEDFLIGGAGDDGEDLAAFCDGGLGIEDVSGDACGLEHSNLGKRGRDEPSSSGPKSKACREKMRRDKLNDRFLELCAVMNSGQHGSAEVCSASKQAKLDKASILSDAARMLTQLRGETEKLKESNENLREAIKDLKVEKNELRDEKVSLKAEKEKLEQQIKAASVAPTGFIPHMPHPAAFHPAAFPPFAPPYQVPTNKGAPMPAAFPGMAMWHWLPPTAVDTTQDPKLWPPNA from the exons ATGATTgagggctgcggcggcggagatcCGGTCGAAGATTTCCTCATCggaggcgccggcgacgacgGGGAGGACCTCGCCGCCTTCTGCGACGGAGG ACTTGGGATTGAGGATGTAAGTGGAGATGCATGCGGTCTTGAGCATTCTAATTTGGGTAAAAG AGGTAGAGATGAACCATCTTCATCTGGTCCAAAGTCCAAAGCTTGCCGTGAGAAAATGCGGAGGGATAAACTGAATGATAG GTTTCTTGAATTATGTGCTGTTATGAATTCTGGCCAGCACGGGTCTGCCGAAGTATGTTCAGCGAGCAAGCAGGCTAAGTTGGATAAAGCAAGTATCTTGAGTGATGCAGCTCGTATGTTGACACAACTCAGAGGTGAGACAGAAAAGCTTAAAGAATCAAATGAGAATCTACGAGAGGCAATCAAGGACCTTAAG GTAGAGAAGAATGAGCTCCGAGATGAGAAGGTGAGCCTGAAGGCTGAAAAAGAGAAGCTGGAACAGCAAATCAAGGCAGCAAGTGTTGCTCCTACAGGATTTATTCCTCACATGCCTCATCCAGCAGCATTCCACCCCGCTGCATTTCCTCCATTTGCACCACCTTACCAAGTTCCAACCAACAAAGGCGCTCCAATGCCTGCTGCGTTCCCTGGAATGGCAATGTGGCACTGGCTGCCCCCGACTGCCGTGGACACAACCCAAGATCCAAAGCTTTGGCCGCCGAATGCCTAA